The proteins below are encoded in one region of Salvelinus alpinus chromosome 27, SLU_Salpinus.1, whole genome shotgun sequence:
- the LOC139556181 gene encoding cannabinoid receptor type 1A-like isoform X1, which translates to MFLPFLVLMITCIVLLSGIASQGWINGWIQFGWRDLCEQCEGPVMKSVLDGVADTTFRTITSGLLYLGSNDASYDDATINTDFTKGGLSVQKPLPAFRSNSFPDKVPGDEELILKGIPFFPTNATDLFGNSSGFGDEGTGIQCAENFVDMECFMILTPSQQLAVTVMSLTLGTFTVLENLIVLCVILQSRTLRCRPSYHFIGSLAVADLLGSVIFVYSFLDFHVFHRKDSPNVFLFKLGGVIASFTASVGSLFLTAIDRYISIHRPLAYRRIVTRTKAVIAFCVMWTISIVFAVLPLLGWNCKQLNSVCSDLFPLIDEKYLIFWIGVTSVLVLFIIYAYMYILWKAHHHAVRMLSRTSQKSLVVYSADGTKVQTMRPEQTRMDIRLAKTLVLILVVLVICWGPVLAIMVYDLFWKMDDDIKTVFAFASMLCLLNSTVNPIIYALRSKDLRHAFLSSCQACRGSTQQLDNSLESDCQSRHIAANRAAESCVKTTVKIAKVTMSVSTETSAEAV; encoded by the exons ATGTTTTTACCGTTCCTTGTTTTAATGATTACATGTATAGTTCTTTTGTCAGGTATTGCGAGTCAAGGTTGGATTAATGGTTGGATACAGTTTGGGTGGAGGGACCTGTGCGAGCAATGTGAAG GCCCAGTCATGAAGTCTGTGCTGGATGGTGTGGCAGACACCACCTTCCGGACTATAACCTCTGGACTGCTGTACCTTGGCTCCAATGATGCCAGCTATGATGACGCCACCATCAACACTGACTTCACTAAGGGTGGATTGTCCGTCCAGAAGCCTTTACCTGCTTTCCGCAGTAACTCTTTCCCAGACAAGGTGCCTGGAGATGAAGAACTCATCCTAAAAGGCATTCCATTCTTCCCTACCAATGCCACAGACCTGTTTGGCAACAGTAGCGGCTTTGGTGATGAGGGAACCGGAATCCAGTGTGCGGAGAACTTCGTGGACATGGAATGCTTCATGATCCTGACCCCTAGCCAGCAGTTGGCTGTGACGGTGATGTCCCTCACTCTGGGAACCTTCACCGTGCTTGAGAACCTTATCGTGCTGTGTGTGATCCTCCAATCCCGCACACTGCGCTGCCGCCCCTCCTACCACTTCATAGGAAGCCTGGCTGTAGCCGACCTGCTTGGCAGCGTCATCTTCGTCTACAGCTTCCTGGACTTCCATGTGTTCCACAGAAAGGACAGCCCCAATGTGTTCCTCTTCAAGTTAGGTGGGGTCATCGCTTCGTTCACAGCCTCTGTGGGAAGCCTGTTTCTCACTGCTATAGACCGCTACATCTCCATCCACAGACCCCTGGCCTACAGGCGCATCGTCACGCGGACCAAGGCTGTCATCGCCTTCTGCGTGATGTGGACTATCTCCATTGTCTTCGcagtgctccctctgctgggcTGGAACTGCAAGCAGCTCAACTCGGTCTGCTCAGACCTTTTCCCGCTAATCGATGAGAAGTATCTGATCTTCTGGATCGGGGTGACCAGCGTGCTGGTCCTCTTCATCATCTACGCTTACATGTACATCCTGTGGAAGGCCCACCACCACGCTGTGCGCATGCTGAGCCGCACCTCCCAGAAGAGCCTGGTGGTGTACTCAGCAGACGGAACGAAGGTGCAGACCATGCGCCCTGAGCAGACACGCATGGATATCCGGCTCGCCAAGACCCTGGTCCTCATCCTGGTGGTGCTGGTCATCTGCTGGGGCCCTGTGCTGGCCATCATGGTCTATGACCTGTTCTGGAAGATGGATGATGATATTAAGACAGTGTTTGCATTCGCCAGCATGCTCTGTCTGCTCAACTCAACAGTCAACCCAATCATTTACGCCCTGAGGAGCAAGGACCTGCGACACGCCTTCCTCAGCTCATGCCAGGCGTGCCGGGGCAGTACCCAGCAGCTGGACAATAGCCTGGAGTCTGACTGCCAGAGCAGGCACATCGCTGCCAACAGGGCTGCAGAGAGCTGTGTGAAGACCACTGTGAAAATAGCCAAAGTGACTATGTCTGTCTCCACTGAGACATCTGCAGAAGCTGTTTAG
- the LOC139556181 gene encoding cannabinoid receptor type 1A-like isoform X2 — translation MKSVLDGVADTTFRTITSGLLYLGSNDASYDDATINTDFTKGGLSVQKPLPAFRSNSFPDKVPGDEELILKGIPFFPTNATDLFGNSSGFGDEGTGIQCAENFVDMECFMILTPSQQLAVTVMSLTLGTFTVLENLIVLCVILQSRTLRCRPSYHFIGSLAVADLLGSVIFVYSFLDFHVFHRKDSPNVFLFKLGGVIASFTASVGSLFLTAIDRYISIHRPLAYRRIVTRTKAVIAFCVMWTISIVFAVLPLLGWNCKQLNSVCSDLFPLIDEKYLIFWIGVTSVLVLFIIYAYMYILWKAHHHAVRMLSRTSQKSLVVYSADGTKVQTMRPEQTRMDIRLAKTLVLILVVLVICWGPVLAIMVYDLFWKMDDDIKTVFAFASMLCLLNSTVNPIIYALRSKDLRHAFLSSCQACRGSTQQLDNSLESDCQSRHIAANRAAESCVKTTVKIAKVTMSVSTETSAEAV, via the coding sequence ATGAAGTCTGTGCTGGATGGTGTGGCAGACACCACCTTCCGGACTATAACCTCTGGACTGCTGTACCTTGGCTCCAATGATGCCAGCTATGATGACGCCACCATCAACACTGACTTCACTAAGGGTGGATTGTCCGTCCAGAAGCCTTTACCTGCTTTCCGCAGTAACTCTTTCCCAGACAAGGTGCCTGGAGATGAAGAACTCATCCTAAAAGGCATTCCATTCTTCCCTACCAATGCCACAGACCTGTTTGGCAACAGTAGCGGCTTTGGTGATGAGGGAACCGGAATCCAGTGTGCGGAGAACTTCGTGGACATGGAATGCTTCATGATCCTGACCCCTAGCCAGCAGTTGGCTGTGACGGTGATGTCCCTCACTCTGGGAACCTTCACCGTGCTTGAGAACCTTATCGTGCTGTGTGTGATCCTCCAATCCCGCACACTGCGCTGCCGCCCCTCCTACCACTTCATAGGAAGCCTGGCTGTAGCCGACCTGCTTGGCAGCGTCATCTTCGTCTACAGCTTCCTGGACTTCCATGTGTTCCACAGAAAGGACAGCCCCAATGTGTTCCTCTTCAAGTTAGGTGGGGTCATCGCTTCGTTCACAGCCTCTGTGGGAAGCCTGTTTCTCACTGCTATAGACCGCTACATCTCCATCCACAGACCCCTGGCCTACAGGCGCATCGTCACGCGGACCAAGGCTGTCATCGCCTTCTGCGTGATGTGGACTATCTCCATTGTCTTCGcagtgctccctctgctgggcTGGAACTGCAAGCAGCTCAACTCGGTCTGCTCAGACCTTTTCCCGCTAATCGATGAGAAGTATCTGATCTTCTGGATCGGGGTGACCAGCGTGCTGGTCCTCTTCATCATCTACGCTTACATGTACATCCTGTGGAAGGCCCACCACCACGCTGTGCGCATGCTGAGCCGCACCTCCCAGAAGAGCCTGGTGGTGTACTCAGCAGACGGAACGAAGGTGCAGACCATGCGCCCTGAGCAGACACGCATGGATATCCGGCTCGCCAAGACCCTGGTCCTCATCCTGGTGGTGCTGGTCATCTGCTGGGGCCCTGTGCTGGCCATCATGGTCTATGACCTGTTCTGGAAGATGGATGATGATATTAAGACAGTGTTTGCATTCGCCAGCATGCTCTGTCTGCTCAACTCAACAGTCAACCCAATCATTTACGCCCTGAGGAGCAAGGACCTGCGACACGCCTTCCTCAGCTCATGCCAGGCGTGCCGGGGCAGTACCCAGCAGCTGGACAATAGCCTGGAGTCTGACTGCCAGAGCAGGCACATCGCTGCCAACAGGGCTGCAGAGAGCTGTGTGAAGACCACTGTGAAAATAGCCAAAGTGACTATGTCTGTCTCCACTGAGACATCTGCAGAAGCTGTTTAG